One genomic region from Strix uralensis isolate ZFMK-TIS-50842 chromosome 5, bStrUra1, whole genome shotgun sequence encodes:
- the KIN gene encoding DNA/RNA-binding protein KIN17 isoform X1 produces MGKSDFLSPKAIANRIKSKGLQKLRWYCQMCQKQCRDENGFKCHCMSESHQRQLLLASENPQQFMDYFSEEFRNDFLELLRRRFGTKRVHNNIVYNEYISHREHIHMNATQWETLTDFTKWLGREGLCKVDETPKGWYIQYIDRDPETIRRQQEQERKKKQDLDDEEKTAKFIEQQVRRGLEGKELEKPVYTELNRENEEEKVTFNLNKGASTSIAASSKTSSVLGPNALKVVEGAVKRKESAHSSGQSKEKKKKSALDEIMELEEEKKRTSRRDYWLQPEIIVKIVTKKLGEKYHKKKAVVKEVIDKYTAVVKMIDSGDKLKLDQTHLETVIPAPGKKVMVLNGGYRGNEGILESINEKRFSATIIIDSGPLKGRRVEDIQYEDISKLA; encoded by the exons ATGGGGAAGTCGGATTTCCTCAGCCCTAAGGCTATCGCCAACCGTATCAAGTCCAAGGGGCTGCAGAAGCTGCGCTGGTACTGTCAGATGTGCCAGAAGCAGTGCCGCGATGAG aatgGCTTCAAATGTCATTGTATGTCTGAGTCCCACCAGAGGCAGTTGCTCCTGGCTTCTGAAAATCCTCAGCAATTCATGGATTACTTTTCTGA GGAATTCCGAAATGATTTCTTAGAACTGCTCAGGAGGCGATTTG gAACAAAGAGAGTCCACAATAATATTGTGTACAATGAATATATTAGTCATCGAGAGCACATCCACATGAATGCCACGCAGTGGGAGACACTGACTGATTTTACTAAATGGCTGGGGAGAGAAG GTCTTTGCAAGGTTGATGAGACCCCAAAAGGCTGGTATATTCAGTATATTGATAGGGACCCAGAGACGATTCGCAGGCAACAAgaacaagagaggaagaagaaacaagatCTTGATGATGAAGAAAAAACTGCTAAATTCATTGAACAACAAGTTAGAAGAGGTTTGGAGGGGAAAGAACTG GAAAAGCCAGTCTATACTGAActgaacagagaaaatgaagaagaaaaag ttacatttaatttaaacaaaggAGCAAGTACTTCAATAGCAGCATCTTCTAAAACAAG CAGTGTCCTTGGACCAAATGCACTGAAGGTGGTGGAAGGGGCagttaaaagaaaagaatcagCTCATAGCTCTGGTCAGTccaaagagaagaagaagaagtctGCACTGGATGAGATTATGGAG cttgaagaggagaagaaaagaacatcTCGAAGAGACTACTGGTTGCAGCCT GAAATCATTGTGAAAATTGTAACAAAAAAGCTTGGAGAGAAATATCACAAGAAGAAGGCAGTTGTTAAG GAAGTGATTGACAAATACACAGCAGTTGTGAAGATGATTGATTCTGGAGACAAACTGAAGCTTGATCAGACACATCTGGAAACTGTAATACCCGCACCAG GCAAGAAAGTGATGGTGTTAAATGGTGGTTACAGGGGGAATGAAGGCATCTTGGAATCTATCAATGAAAAGAGGTTTTCAGCGACAATAATCATCGACTCT
- the KIN gene encoding DNA/RNA-binding protein KIN17 isoform X2, producing the protein MGKSDFLSPKAIANRIKSKGLQKLRWYCQMCQKQCRDENGFKCHCMSESHQRQLLLASENPQQFMDYFSEEFRNDFLELLRRRFGTKRVHNNIVYNEYISHREHIHMNATQWETLTDFTKWLGREGLCKVDETPKGWYIQYIDRDPETIRRQQEQERKKKQDLDDEEKTAKFIEQQVRRGLEGKELEKPVYTELNRENEEEKVTFNLNKGASTSIAASSKTSVLGPNALKVVEGAVKRKESAHSSGQSKEKKKKSALDEIMELEEEKKRTSRRDYWLQPEIIVKIVTKKLGEKYHKKKAVVKEVIDKYTAVVKMIDSGDKLKLDQTHLETVIPAPGKKVMVLNGGYRGNEGILESINEKRFSATIIIDSGPLKGRRVEDIQYEDISKLA; encoded by the exons ATGGGGAAGTCGGATTTCCTCAGCCCTAAGGCTATCGCCAACCGTATCAAGTCCAAGGGGCTGCAGAAGCTGCGCTGGTACTGTCAGATGTGCCAGAAGCAGTGCCGCGATGAG aatgGCTTCAAATGTCATTGTATGTCTGAGTCCCACCAGAGGCAGTTGCTCCTGGCTTCTGAAAATCCTCAGCAATTCATGGATTACTTTTCTGA GGAATTCCGAAATGATTTCTTAGAACTGCTCAGGAGGCGATTTG gAACAAAGAGAGTCCACAATAATATTGTGTACAATGAATATATTAGTCATCGAGAGCACATCCACATGAATGCCACGCAGTGGGAGACACTGACTGATTTTACTAAATGGCTGGGGAGAGAAG GTCTTTGCAAGGTTGATGAGACCCCAAAAGGCTGGTATATTCAGTATATTGATAGGGACCCAGAGACGATTCGCAGGCAACAAgaacaagagaggaagaagaaacaagatCTTGATGATGAAGAAAAAACTGCTAAATTCATTGAACAACAAGTTAGAAGAGGTTTGGAGGGGAAAGAACTG GAAAAGCCAGTCTATACTGAActgaacagagaaaatgaagaagaaaaag ttacatttaatttaaacaaaggAGCAAGTACTTCAATAGCAGCATCTTCTAAAACAAG TGTCCTTGGACCAAATGCACTGAAGGTGGTGGAAGGGGCagttaaaagaaaagaatcagCTCATAGCTCTGGTCAGTccaaagagaagaagaagaagtctGCACTGGATGAGATTATGGAG cttgaagaggagaagaaaagaacatcTCGAAGAGACTACTGGTTGCAGCCT GAAATCATTGTGAAAATTGTAACAAAAAAGCTTGGAGAGAAATATCACAAGAAGAAGGCAGTTGTTAAG GAAGTGATTGACAAATACACAGCAGTTGTGAAGATGATTGATTCTGGAGACAAACTGAAGCTTGATCAGACACATCTGGAAACTGTAATACCCGCACCAG GCAAGAAAGTGATGGTGTTAAATGGTGGTTACAGGGGGAATGAAGGCATCTTGGAATCTATCAATGAAAAGAGGTTTTCAGCGACAATAATCATCGACTCT
- the KIN gene encoding DNA/RNA-binding protein KIN17 isoform X3 codes for MREFRNDFLELLRRRFGTKRVHNNIVYNEYISHREHIHMNATQWETLTDFTKWLGREGLCKVDETPKGWYIQYIDRDPETIRRQQEQERKKKQDLDDEEKTAKFIEQQVRRGLEGKELEKPVYTELNRENEEEKVTFNLNKGASTSIAASSKTSSVLGPNALKVVEGAVKRKESAHSSGQSKEKKKKSALDEIMELEEEKKRTSRRDYWLQPEIIVKIVTKKLGEKYHKKKAVVKEVIDKYTAVVKMIDSGDKLKLDQTHLETVIPAPGKKVMVLNGGYRGNEGILESINEKRFSATIIIDSGPLKGRRVEDIQYEDISKLA; via the exons ATGAG GGAATTCCGAAATGATTTCTTAGAACTGCTCAGGAGGCGATTTG gAACAAAGAGAGTCCACAATAATATTGTGTACAATGAATATATTAGTCATCGAGAGCACATCCACATGAATGCCACGCAGTGGGAGACACTGACTGATTTTACTAAATGGCTGGGGAGAGAAG GTCTTTGCAAGGTTGATGAGACCCCAAAAGGCTGGTATATTCAGTATATTGATAGGGACCCAGAGACGATTCGCAGGCAACAAgaacaagagaggaagaagaaacaagatCTTGATGATGAAGAAAAAACTGCTAAATTCATTGAACAACAAGTTAGAAGAGGTTTGGAGGGGAAAGAACTG GAAAAGCCAGTCTATACTGAActgaacagagaaaatgaagaagaaaaag ttacatttaatttaaacaaaggAGCAAGTACTTCAATAGCAGCATCTTCTAAAACAAG CAGTGTCCTTGGACCAAATGCACTGAAGGTGGTGGAAGGGGCagttaaaagaaaagaatcagCTCATAGCTCTGGTCAGTccaaagagaagaagaagaagtctGCACTGGATGAGATTATGGAG cttgaagaggagaagaaaagaacatcTCGAAGAGACTACTGGTTGCAGCCT GAAATCATTGTGAAAATTGTAACAAAAAAGCTTGGAGAGAAATATCACAAGAAGAAGGCAGTTGTTAAG GAAGTGATTGACAAATACACAGCAGTTGTGAAGATGATTGATTCTGGAGACAAACTGAAGCTTGATCAGACACATCTGGAAACTGTAATACCCGCACCAG GCAAGAAAGTGATGGTGTTAAATGGTGGTTACAGGGGGAATGAAGGCATCTTGGAATCTATCAATGAAAAGAGGTTTTCAGCGACAATAATCATCGACTCT
- the ATP5F1C gene encoding ATP synthase F(1) complex subunit gamma, mitochondrial isoform X1 produces MLARGAAVVLYQPQWGQVRNMATLKDITRRLKSIKNIQKITKSMKMVSAAKYARAERELKPARVYGTGALALYEKAEIKAPEDKKKHLLIGVSSDRGLCGAIHTSIAKTLKNEITNLSNAGKEVMVVGVGDKIRGLLQRTHGNYLLLTFKEVGRRPPSFGDASVIASELLNSGYEFDEGSVIYNRFRSVISYKTDEKPIFSLETVAGSESLSIYDDIDADVLRNYQEFTLANILYYSLKESTTSEQSARMTAMDNASKNASEMIDKLTLTFNRTRQAVITKELIEIISGAAALD; encoded by the exons ATGTTGGCCCGGGGGGCTGCTGTCGTGCTGTACCAGCCGCAATG GGGCCAAGTCAGGAATATGGCAACTCTAAAAGACA TTACCAGGCGTTTGAAGTCCATCAAGAACATTCAGAAAATTACAAAGTCTATGAAGATGGTTTCTGCAGCAAAATACGCAAGAGCTGAGAGGGAGCTGAAGCCTGCTAGAGTCTACGGAACAGGAGCACTGG CTCTCtatgagaaagcagaaataaaggcaCCTGAGGACAAGAAGAAGCACCTCCTTATTGGTGTGTCCTCTGACAGAGGTCTGTGTGGTGCTATCCATACATCTATTGCTAAAACCTTGAAGAACGAGATTACCAACCTCTCAAACGCAGGGAAAGAAGTTATGGTGGTCGGAGTAGGTGACAAGATCAGAGGCCTACTTCAGAG GACACACGGCAATTACTTACTGCTGACATTCAAAGAAGTGGGACGGAGACCTCCCAGCTTTGGAGATGCTTCAGTCATTGCCTCAGAGTTGTTAAACTCTGGCTATGAATTTGATGAAGGCTCTGTCATTTACAATCGGTTCAG GTCTGTCATCTCCTACAAGACTGATGAAAAACCAATCTTCTCCCTTGAAACAGTTGCTGGTTCTG AAAGCCTAAGTATCTATGATGATATTGATGCTGATGTGCTGAGAAACTACCAGGAATTTACACTAGCAAATATTCTGTACTACTCCCTGAAAGAATCCACCACCAGCGAGCAGAGTGCTAGGATGACCGCTATGGACAACGCTAGCAAGAATGCTT CTGAGATGATTGACAAATTGACCTTGACGTTCAACCGTACCCGTCAAGCCGTCATTACCAAGGAGCTTATTGAGATCAtctctggtgctgctgctct GGATTAA
- the ATP5F1C gene encoding ATP synthase F(1) complex subunit gamma, mitochondrial isoform X2: protein MLARGAAVVLYQPQWGQVRNMATLKDITRRLKSIKNIQKITKSMKMVSAAKYARAERELKPARVYGTGALALYEKAEIKAPEDKKKHLLIGVSSDRGLCGAIHTSIAKTLKNEITNLSNAGKEVMVVGVGDKIRGLLQRTHGNYLLLTFKEVGRRPPSFGDASVIASELLNSGYEFDEGSVIYNRFRSVISYKTDEKPIFSLETVAGSESLSIYDDIDADVLRNYQEFTLANILYYSLKESTTSEQSARMTAMDNASKNASEMIDKLTLTFNRTRQAVITKELIEIISGAAAL from the exons ATGTTGGCCCGGGGGGCTGCTGTCGTGCTGTACCAGCCGCAATG GGGCCAAGTCAGGAATATGGCAACTCTAAAAGACA TTACCAGGCGTTTGAAGTCCATCAAGAACATTCAGAAAATTACAAAGTCTATGAAGATGGTTTCTGCAGCAAAATACGCAAGAGCTGAGAGGGAGCTGAAGCCTGCTAGAGTCTACGGAACAGGAGCACTGG CTCTCtatgagaaagcagaaataaaggcaCCTGAGGACAAGAAGAAGCACCTCCTTATTGGTGTGTCCTCTGACAGAGGTCTGTGTGGTGCTATCCATACATCTATTGCTAAAACCTTGAAGAACGAGATTACCAACCTCTCAAACGCAGGGAAAGAAGTTATGGTGGTCGGAGTAGGTGACAAGATCAGAGGCCTACTTCAGAG GACACACGGCAATTACTTACTGCTGACATTCAAAGAAGTGGGACGGAGACCTCCCAGCTTTGGAGATGCTTCAGTCATTGCCTCAGAGTTGTTAAACTCTGGCTATGAATTTGATGAAGGCTCTGTCATTTACAATCGGTTCAG GTCTGTCATCTCCTACAAGACTGATGAAAAACCAATCTTCTCCCTTGAAACAGTTGCTGGTTCTG AAAGCCTAAGTATCTATGATGATATTGATGCTGATGTGCTGAGAAACTACCAGGAATTTACACTAGCAAATATTCTGTACTACTCCCTGAAAGAATCCACCACCAGCGAGCAGAGTGCTAGGATGACCGCTATGGACAACGCTAGCAAGAATGCTT CTGAGATGATTGACAAATTGACCTTGACGTTCAACCGTACCCGTCAAGCCGTCATTACCAAGGAGCTTATTGAGATCAtctctggtgctgctgctct GTGA
- the ATP5F1C gene encoding ATP synthase F(1) complex subunit gamma, mitochondrial isoform X3, with translation MLARGAAVVLYQPQWGQVRNMATLKDITRRLKSIKNIQKITKSMKMVSAAKYARAERELKPARVYGTGALALYEKAEIKAPEDKKKHLLIGVSSDRGLCGAIHTSIAKTLKNEITNLSNAGKEVMVVGVGDKIRGLLQRTHGNYLLLTFKEVGRRPPSFGDASVIASELLNSGYEFDEGSVIYNRFRSVISYKTDEKPIFSLETVAGSESLSIYDDIDADVLRNYQEFTLANILYYSLKESTTSEQSARMTAMDNASKNASEMIDKLTLTFNRTRQAVITKELIEIISGAAAL, from the exons ATGTTGGCCCGGGGGGCTGCTGTCGTGCTGTACCAGCCGCAATG GGGCCAAGTCAGGAATATGGCAACTCTAAAAGACA TTACCAGGCGTTTGAAGTCCATCAAGAACATTCAGAAAATTACAAAGTCTATGAAGATGGTTTCTGCAGCAAAATACGCAAGAGCTGAGAGGGAGCTGAAGCCTGCTAGAGTCTACGGAACAGGAGCACTGG CTCTCtatgagaaagcagaaataaaggcaCCTGAGGACAAGAAGAAGCACCTCCTTATTGGTGTGTCCTCTGACAGAGGTCTGTGTGGTGCTATCCATACATCTATTGCTAAAACCTTGAAGAACGAGATTACCAACCTCTCAAACGCAGGGAAAGAAGTTATGGTGGTCGGAGTAGGTGACAAGATCAGAGGCCTACTTCAGAG GACACACGGCAATTACTTACTGCTGACATTCAAAGAAGTGGGACGGAGACCTCCCAGCTTTGGAGATGCTTCAGTCATTGCCTCAGAGTTGTTAAACTCTGGCTATGAATTTGATGAAGGCTCTGTCATTTACAATCGGTTCAG GTCTGTCATCTCCTACAAGACTGATGAAAAACCAATCTTCTCCCTTGAAACAGTTGCTGGTTCTG AAAGCCTAAGTATCTATGATGATATTGATGCTGATGTGCTGAGAAACTACCAGGAATTTACACTAGCAAATATTCTGTACTACTCCCTGAAAGAATCCACCACCAGCGAGCAGAGTGCTAGGATGACCGCTATGGACAACGCTAGCAAGAATGCTT CTGAGATGATTGACAAATTGACCTTGACGTTCAACCGTACCCGTCAAGCCGTCATTACCAAGGAGCTTATTGAGATCAtctctggtgctgctgctctgtga